GATATAGAACTCGAGAGTTGTGCACCCCAAACCCATTCTTTAGTGATGAAATTCTAGAGTCGGAGTGCAACCTAAATGCAGTGGATAATTGCTCAGAGAAGAGTATGGGACATGATTCTGCAGATCATAAACccttatatatagttttatatatattttatttgaacatCAAAGTTATTATTCTTTTACGGCATTCACTTCAGTCTGAGTCAATTATCGTTACTAGTTTGTTGTACAAGTTATCCAAATAAAGAAGATAAATCAATGTTGTTTTACATTTTCTCATTACTTACGAGTTACTTCGTCTGTTGTACTAAATGCAATATTTGTAACAGGCAAAAATTTCACTATGTAGCATCATGGTTCATAATTGCATACAAAAAGGCATCTAAAACCGATGGTAAGTAAATGGTTTCACGTGACCATTTACATTGGGGGTCCCGTCCACTTTGAAAATGGATTTCGAAATGTGTTCAACCATTTTGACGTCTTCGTCAGCCACAACAACATACCtacaaaagtgaaaaaaaaaacgtaacaTTAATACCACAAACTATTAAAGGTAACGTGAAATATAATAACATGGTTGAGCTGGTGTGGTTACACAACTAAATACTAGACAAAAGAATGTGCAACTTTGTTTCAGCTAGTCCAGAGAAAAGACGAGAAAACATGAACATGTAGCCTAATAGTTTGTACTAGTTGTGTAACCACACCAGCCTAATAGATATATACGTAAAGGTAAAGTGAAAAAGAATAAGATAATATACTTGTTGGGTCCAATGACGGAGACAATCGCATGAGCAACACGTAGCCTCTCTTTCCTACTCAGGTAGCTAGAAGGCTCATCTAGGACATAGGCATCGGCTTCTTTCAGTAAAGCAGCAGCAATTTTCACTTTTTGGATGCCTGATTTTGTCAACTGACTTGGAAGAGAGTAGAGAATCGCATCGTCAATACCAACCATGTTGCACATTTCCATTATCTTGTAAGGATTCCTTCTGCTGTGGTGAGCGAGGATATCTCGTACCGTTTCCTGAGATGTCTTCTGTTGTTGCATCTCGATTAACTCCTCCTGTGACACCAGCTGTGTCTTCATAGAAACCTATACAAATATAACAATTTCTCAGGCAATGACACTAATAGCAATTCTTAACAACAAGAGAAGTAGTCATTCCCAACACATTCCAGCCCAAAATTGAACATAAATCTAGGTTTTCTAATGCAGTCAAATACAAATTTACCAGTAGAACTCATAATCATTCATTGTGACCATGGACTTGATTTCATTTCAAAGCACGATCCACTGAATAGAGTTAAGTATGTAGAGCATACGTAGAGATTATATGATataacataaaacatattaaaaagatGTCATTACAGAGATTCTGAGCatgaaaactttataattttagacATGAAATACTAACTCTCAGATATCAACAGATAGAAAGAGAATGTAGTCCCCTGAAATATGTTTATAATCTTAGATCTTGAGAACTTTCCGCAACTACTCGAATCTCTTGACAAGGGAGAGATCATTAAGTATATTCTCGGTCGCTTCATTATTATGAGCTCTTCCTTTTGTCTACACAAAACAGAAGCTTACATCATCGCAAAAGTACACGGACATAACAAGGCTATTTGTTCTTTCTAGGAATAGAGAAAgtagaatgatttttttttctttttactttgaGAGAAGGAACCATTGCCACTGCTTCTTTAGCAGTTTCAAGACAGAGATTGCCAAGAACGCAAAGCTGTTCAATAACGACCACCACAATGGTTTAAAACCTTATGTCTAAAAAACTTAGCTGATGACCAAAAAAATCCAATCTCAAAAGGTTTGAACATCTTACCTCAAACTCAGTGAGCTGATGCCTGCTCAAGATTCTGTGAAACTTGAATTAAGGTAAACACACATGGTGCAGTCAAAATCATACGGCATATATACTCTCACAAAACTAAAGAATTGAACCAATGACATTAAACTCTCTCATTCATGGGTTAAGTGCTAATAAACGCATAATCAATGCATTCTTGTAATACTAGGTCTACTGAATAAACTAATCATACAGAAAGATGATACTCTCGAACTTGTCGAACAGCATATGGATTCTTGTACCTACTAAATCGCTTCACATACTGCAAAGACTTCTCAATCACTCTGCAAAGAGTAAACAAAAGTCAATCACCAGTAAAGTACTATTTTCTTTCTTCACGATAATGAAAATGGCATAAACACTTACAAAATAGCGTGCATCTAAAAGTAATATGCATCAGTGTAGACATATATCAAAAATCTCCGTACATTCTTCAATTCTTTAGTCTACAAGACCAAAGGCTCTTGAATTTATTGATTGCTAATTGGCAGTGAAACTCTACAAAGcacaaaactttttaaaaagactTAACTGAGAAACTTGATTCATAGGATCCTCGGAGACTTGCTGAAGCTGTTCATACTTGTGCTCAAGGATCAAAGACACTTCACAGTTCATTAAGCACTTTGCCTTCAAAAACTCTGATTGCCAACAAAGGAATCAAGCCCATAAATTTCACTGTAAAAGTGTAAGATCAATCGAAAAGAATCGTAATGGACTAAGACCAATTTgaatgaaaagaagaaaataaaaaaccctaattttgcaATACAATAGCTGGGGATACAGAAACGGGAATAACAGAGAGGTTACCATCTCCAATCTTGAGTTTGGCAgcgttctcttcttcttctccggacATGACAGAAGCTGAGGAGAAAATGATACTTGAGCCTATGCACCGGCTTCAATAGAACGGCAGCCTCCATATCTCGAGCTTCTTCCTTCTGAAAAATCAACTGTTAATTGACTTCGTGAAAAACATCAACAAAGAGATTCCCGAAGAGTAAACAAAAGTCAATCAccaataaaatactattttctttCCTCGGGATAATGAAACTGGCATAAACACTTACAAAATAGCGTGCACCTAAAAGTAATATGCATCAGTGCAgacatatatcaaaaatatccGTACAAAGTAATATGCATCAGTGCAGACATGTATCCGTAAA
The window above is part of the Brassica oleracea var. oleracea cultivar TO1000 unplaced genomic scaffold, BOL UnpScaffold02022, whole genome shotgun sequence genome. Proteins encoded here:
- the LOC106321569 gene encoding DNA-directed RNA polymerase II subunit 4-like, with amino-acid sequence MSGEEEENAAKLKIGDEFLKAKCLMNCEVSLILEHKYEQLQQVSEDPMNQVSQVIEKSLQYVKRFSRYKNPYAVRQVREILSRHQLTEFELCVLGNLCLETAKEAVAMVPSLKTKGRAHNNEATENILNDLSLVKRFE